The Agromyces mariniharenae genome includes a window with the following:
- a CDS encoding AAA family ATPase — MQGEQPIDRQFGDLSVTQLIVMAGLPGAGKSTIGEIVGARLGATVVSVDPIESSILRAGIDSDQPTGLAAYLVAEEIAEKELLSGRTVIVDAVNAAESARLQWRDLAARTDVRLRVIEVVCSDEALHRARLEKRERGLPHLEETTWRAVEQSLDGYAPWTGPSSALPRITIDSVESLGSNVDAALSFIAA, encoded by the coding sequence ATGCAGGGGGAGCAGCCGATCGACCGCCAGTTCGGTGACCTGAGCGTCACCCAGCTCATCGTCATGGCCGGGTTGCCGGGTGCGGGCAAGTCGACGATCGGGGAGATCGTCGGCGCCCGCCTCGGCGCCACGGTCGTCTCCGTCGACCCGATCGAGTCGTCCATCCTGCGTGCCGGGATCGACTCCGACCAGCCGACCGGCCTCGCCGCGTACCTGGTGGCCGAGGAGATCGCCGAGAAGGAGCTGCTCTCGGGGCGCACGGTCATCGTCGATGCGGTGAACGCCGCCGAGTCGGCCCGTCTGCAGTGGCGCGACCTCGCCGCGCGCACCGACGTGCGCCTGCGCGTGATCGAGGTCGTCTGCTCCGACGAGGCGCTGCACCGCGCGCGGCTCGAGAAGCGCGAGCGCGGACTGCCGCACCTCGAGGAGACCACCTGGCGGGCCGTCGAGCAGAGCCTCGACGGGTACGCGCCGTGGACGGGGCCCTCGTCGGCGTTGCCGCGCATCACGATCGACAGCGTCGAGTCGCTGGGGTCGAACGTCGACGCCGCGCTGTCGTTCATCGCCGCCTAG
- a CDS encoding YaaA family protein, which yields MLLLLPPSETKRDGGDGILDLSALSFPELTAARAELVERVVELAEDHEAAMRALKLGPRQAAEVDRNRALREAPTMPAIDRYTGVLYDALDAPTLDAEARAFAHRAVVVHSALFGLVRAMDPIPAYRLSHDSRVPEVRLRRFWREPLSARLAATPGVILDMRSEGYADLGPAPAREGSVFARVVSVEADGRRRALNHFNKHAKGRFTRAFVESRPEIGSLEELVEWAQAEGFRLDLRESDRPDAVRELELVA from the coding sequence GTGCTGCTCCTGCTGCCGCCGTCGGAGACGAAGCGCGACGGCGGGGACGGCATCCTCGACCTCTCGGCGCTCTCGTTCCCCGAGCTCACCGCAGCACGTGCCGAGCTCGTCGAGCGGGTGGTCGAGCTCGCCGAGGACCACGAGGCCGCGATGCGCGCGCTCAAGCTCGGGCCGCGTCAGGCCGCCGAGGTCGATCGCAATCGCGCGCTCCGCGAGGCACCGACGATGCCGGCGATCGACCGCTACACGGGCGTGCTGTACGACGCCCTCGACGCGCCGACGCTCGACGCCGAGGCCCGCGCCTTCGCACACCGCGCGGTGGTCGTGCACTCGGCGCTGTTCGGCCTCGTGCGGGCGATGGACCCGATCCCGGCGTATCGCCTCTCGCACGACTCCCGGGTGCCCGAGGTCCGGCTGCGCCGGTTCTGGCGCGAGCCGCTGTCGGCCCGGCTCGCCGCGACGCCGGGTGTGATCCTCGACATGCGATCCGAGGGATACGCCGACCTCGGGCCCGCGCCGGCGCGCGAGGGGAGCGTCTTCGCGCGCGTCGTGTCGGTGGAGGCCGACGGACGCCGTCGCGCGCTCAATCACTTCAACAAGCACGCGAAGGGCCGGTTCACTCGCGCGTTCGTCGAGTCGCGGCCCGAGATCGGCTCGCTCGAGGAGCTCGTCGAGTGGGCCCAAGCCGAGGGGTTCCGCCTCGATCTGCGGGAATCCGACCGGCCCGACGCCGTGCGCGAACTCGAACTGGTCGCCTGA
- the atpB gene encoding F0F1 ATP synthase subunit A → MNLLVPTATDDGEFHGPSIMEFFPDPIAFEGTPFEINRIILVRWVAVIALLLVFWLGTRRMKVVPGRFQSLVEMGLDLVRVNIADDLLGKKDGRRFLPLLTTIFFLVLFMNLTGVIPFLNIAGTSVIGVPLVLAIVAYVTFIYAGIKKSPKNFFKNSLFPSGVPWPVYIIVTPIELISTFIIRPITLTLRLMMNMIVGHLLLVLFFAATQFFIFNLGGWYTALGVGTLAFGLVFTLFEVLVAVLQAYVFALLTAVYIQLAVAEEH, encoded by the coding sequence CTGAACCTGCTGGTTCCGACTGCAACCGATGATGGTGAGTTCCACGGGCCGTCGATCATGGAGTTCTTCCCCGACCCGATCGCGTTCGAGGGAACCCCCTTCGAGATCAACCGCATCATCCTGGTCCGCTGGGTCGCCGTCATCGCGCTGCTCCTCGTGTTCTGGCTCGGCACGCGCCGCATGAAGGTCGTCCCCGGGCGGTTCCAGAGCCTCGTCGAGATGGGCCTCGACCTCGTCCGCGTGAACATCGCCGACGACCTGCTCGGCAAGAAGGACGGCCGTCGGTTCCTGCCGCTCCTCACCACGATCTTCTTCCTCGTGCTGTTCATGAACCTCACGGGCGTCATCCCGTTCCTCAACATCGCCGGCACGTCCGTCATCGGCGTGCCCCTGGTGCTCGCGATCGTCGCCTACGTCACGTTCATCTACGCGGGCATCAAGAAGAGCCCCAAGAACTTCTTCAAGAACTCGCTGTTCCCCTCGGGTGTCCCGTGGCCGGTGTACATCATCGTCACGCCGATCGAGCTGATCTCGACGTTCATCATCCGTCCGATCACGCTCACCCTCCGACTCATGATGAACATGATCGTCGGCCACCTCCTGCTCGTGCTCTTCTTCGCGGCCACGCAGTTCTTCATCTTCAACCTCGGCGGCTGGTACACGGCCCTCGGCGTCGGGACGCTCGCCTTCGGCCTCGTCTTCACGCTCTTCGAGGTCCTCGTCGCCGTCCTGCAGGCCTACGTCTTCGCACTCCTCACCGCGGTCTACATCCAGCTCGCGGTGGCGGAAGAGCACTGA
- the atpE gene encoding ATP synthase F0 subunit C: MDATTVLAEINGNIATVGYGLAAIGPAIGVGIVVGKTIEGVARQPELAGRLQVLMWIGIAFTEALAFIGIATYFIFV; encoded by the coding sequence GTGGACGCAACTACCGTTCTCGCTGAGATCAACGGCAACATCGCGACCGTCGGCTACGGCCTCGCGGCGATCGGCCCGGCCATCGGCGTGGGCATCGTCGTCGGCAAGACGATCGAGGGCGTCGCCCGCCAGCCCGAGCTGGCCGGCCGCCTCCAGGTGCTGATGTGGATCGGCATCGCCTTCACCGAGGCGCTCGCCTTCATCGGCATCGCGACCTACTTCATCTTCGTCTGA
- the atpD gene encoding F0F1 ATP synthase subunit beta: MTDTATAPVAASTAGAVGRIARVTGPVVDIEFPHDSIPDIYNALKTEITIGDETSILTLEVAQHLGDDLVRAIALKPTDGLVRGQEVTDTGEAISVPVGDVTKGKVFNVIGEILNGEPGEQVEITERWPIHRKPPAFDQLESKTQLFETGIKSIDLLTPYVQGGKIGLFGGAGVGKTVLIQEMIQRVAQDHGGVSVFAGVGERTREGNDLIHEMDEAGVFDKTALVFGQMDEPPGTRLRVALSALTMAEYFRDVQKQDVLLFIDNIFRFTQAGSEVSTLLGRMPSAVGYQPNLADEMGILQERITSTRGHSITSLQAIYVPADDYTDPAPATTFAHLDATTELSREIASKGLYPAIDPLTSTSRIMDPRYLGEDHYRVATTVKQILQKNKELQEIIAILGVDELSEEDKITVARARRIQQFLSQNTYMAKKFTGVEGSTVPLKDTIESFDAIARGDFDHVAEQAFFNVGPISDVEENWARIQKENG, encoded by the coding sequence ATGACTGACACCGCAACCGCGCCGGTCGCCGCGTCGACCGCCGGCGCCGTCGGCCGCATCGCCCGTGTGACGGGCCCCGTCGTCGACATCGAGTTCCCGCACGACTCGATCCCCGACATCTACAACGCTCTCAAGACCGAGATCACGATCGGCGACGAGACCTCCATCCTCACGCTCGAGGTCGCCCAGCACCTCGGCGACGACCTCGTTCGCGCCATCGCGCTGAAGCCCACCGACGGGCTCGTTCGCGGCCAGGAGGTCACCGACACCGGCGAGGCGATCTCGGTGCCCGTCGGCGACGTCACCAAGGGCAAGGTCTTCAACGTCATCGGCGAGATCCTGAACGGCGAGCCCGGCGAGCAGGTCGAGATCACCGAGCGCTGGCCGATCCACCGCAAGCCCCCGGCCTTCGACCAGCTCGAATCGAAGACGCAGCTGTTCGAGACCGGCATCAAGTCGATCGACCTCCTCACCCCCTACGTGCAGGGTGGAAAGATCGGCCTCTTCGGTGGTGCGGGCGTCGGCAAGACGGTCCTCATCCAGGAGATGATCCAGCGCGTGGCGCAGGACCACGGTGGTGTGTCGGTGTTCGCCGGCGTCGGTGAGCGCACCCGTGAGGGCAACGACCTCATCCACGAGATGGACGAGGCGGGCGTCTTCGACAAGACCGCCCTCGTCTTCGGCCAGATGGACGAGCCGCCGGGGACGCGTCTGCGTGTCGCCCTGTCGGCGCTCACGATGGCGGAGTACTTCCGCGACGTGCAGAAGCAGGACGTGCTCCTCTTCATCGACAACATCTTCCGCTTCACGCAGGCGGGCTCCGAGGTGTCGACGCTGCTCGGCCGCATGCCGTCCGCGGTGGGCTACCAGCCGAACCTCGCCGACGAGATGGGCATCCTCCAGGAGCGCATCACCTCGACGCGCGGTCACTCGATCACCTCGCTGCAGGCGATCTACGTGCCGGCCGACGACTACACGGACCCGGCGCCGGCCACCACGTTCGCGCACCTCGACGCCACGACCGAGCTCTCGCGTGAGATCGCCTCGAAGGGCCTCTACCCGGCGATCGACCCGCTGACCTCGACGTCGCGCATCATGGACCCCCGCTACCTGGGCGAGGACCACTACCGCGTGGCGACCACGGTCAAGCAGATCCTCCAGAAGAACAAGGAGCTGCAGGAGATCATCGCGATCCTCGGTGTCGACGAGCTCTCCGAGGAAGACAAGATCACCGTGGCCCGCGCGCGCCGCATCCAGCAGTTCCTCTCGCAGAACACCTACATGGCGAAGAAGTTCACGGGTGTCGAGGGCTCGACCGTTCCGCTCAAGGACACCATCGAGTCGTTCGACGCGATCGCCCGCGGCGACTTCGACCACGTGGCCGAGCAGGCGTTCTTCAACGTCGGCCCGATCTCGGACGTCGAGGAGAACTGGGCTCGCATCCAGAAGGAGAACGGCTGA
- a CDS encoding F0F1 ATP synthase subunit B: MLHAVLRAAEEGHETTPNPVLPATYDIVWSAVCFVVILVFFWIYVLPRVRKLLDERAEAIEGNIAKADEAQRKAEAALEEYTAQLADARAEAGRIRETARDDGRKIVAEAKDQATSEAARVTATAQAQIEAERQSALVSLRSEVGTLAIDLASGVIGESLTDDRKAQNVVDRFLADLEASEQAAAGGKK, translated from the coding sequence GTGCTTCATGCAGTACTGAGGGCTGCTGAGGAGGGCCACGAGACGACCCCGAACCCGGTCCTGCCCGCGACCTACGACATCGTCTGGTCGGCAGTCTGCTTCGTGGTGATCCTCGTGTTCTTCTGGATCTACGTGCTCCCGCGCGTTCGGAAGCTGCTCGATGAGCGCGCCGAGGCGATCGAGGGCAACATCGCGAAGGCCGACGAGGCCCAGCGCAAGGCCGAGGCGGCGCTCGAGGAGTACACCGCCCAGCTCGCCGACGCGCGGGCCGAGGCCGGCCGCATCCGCGAGACCGCCCGCGACGACGGCCGGAAGATCGTCGCAGAGGCGAAGGACCAGGCGACCAGCGAGGCGGCCCGCGTCACCGCGACCGCTCAGGCGCAGATCGAGGCGGAGCGCCAGTCGGCGCTCGTGTCGCTGCGCTCGGAGGTCGGCACCCTGGCGATCGACCTCGCGTCCGGCGTCATCGGCGAGAGCCTCACCGACGACCGCAAGGCGCAGAACGTCGTGGACCGCTTCCTCGCCGATCTCGAGGCGAGCGAGCAGGCTGCTGCCGGAGGGAAGAAGTAA
- a CDS encoding F0F1 ATP synthase subunit gamma: MGAQLRVYRQKIRSAQTTKKITKAMELIAASRIQKAMARVTASSPYSRAITRAVSAVATYSNVDHVLTTEPEKIERAAVVILTSDRGLAGAFNSQVLREAEELSELLRSQGKEVVYFLVGRKAVGYFQFRRRASERQWTGSSENPEFELAKEIADAVLEVFLRDAADGGVDEIHVVYNRFVSMMTQSPEIVRLLPLEVVEGVEEPDATVQPLYEFEPDVETVLDSLLPVYIESRIFNALLQSAAAKHAATQKAMKSASDNADKLITDYTRLANEARQAEITQQIAEIVGGADALVAKK, from the coding sequence ATGGGAGCGCAACTTCGGGTCTACCGGCAGAAGATCAGGTCTGCCCAGACGACGAAGAAGATCACGAAGGCGATGGAGCTCATCGCCGCCTCGCGCATCCAGAAGGCGATGGCGCGCGTGACGGCTTCGTCGCCGTACTCGCGCGCCATCACCCGCGCCGTGTCGGCCGTCGCGACGTACTCGAACGTCGACCACGTGCTCACGACGGAGCCCGAGAAGATCGAGCGCGCCGCCGTGGTCATCCTCACGTCGGACCGCGGCCTGGCCGGCGCCTTCAACTCGCAGGTGCTCCGCGAGGCGGAGGAGCTCAGCGAGCTGCTCCGCTCGCAGGGCAAGGAGGTCGTCTACTTCCTCGTCGGGCGCAAGGCGGTGGGCTACTTCCAGTTCCGTCGCCGGGCGTCCGAGCGGCAGTGGACCGGCAGCTCCGAGAACCCCGAGTTCGAGCTCGCCAAGGAGATCGCGGACGCGGTGCTCGAGGTGTTCCTCCGCGACGCGGCCGACGGCGGCGTCGACGAGATCCACGTCGTCTACAACCGGTTCGTCAGCATGATGACGCAGTCGCCCGAGATCGTGCGCCTCCTGCCGCTCGAGGTCGTCGAGGGCGTCGAGGAGCCCGACGCCACGGTGCAGCCGCTCTACGAGTTCGAGCCCGACGTCGAGACGGTGCTCGACTCGCTCCTGCCGGTGTACATCGAGAGCCGCATCTTCAACGCGCTCCTGCAGTCCGCGGCCGCGAAGCACGCGGCGACGCAGAAGGCGATGAAGTCCGCGTCCGACAACGCCGACAAGCTCATCACCGACTACACCCGGCTGGCGAACGAAGCGCGCCAGGCCGAGATCACGCAGCAGATCGCCGAGATCGTGGGCGGCGCCGACGCGCTCGTCGCAAAGAAGTAA
- a CDS encoding methylated-DNA--[protein]-cysteine S-methyltransferase codes for MTNVFLIRLDSPIGRLELTGDDEAVTGLTIERDGALPHDGEPERSNAVLDDARTQLTEYFSGSRTEFDLPVRFSGTPFQEAVWAELERLGWGEATSYGALAAAVGKPGSARAIGGAVGANPIPIIVGCHRVLASDGRITGYSGGEGIPTKLWLLGHERIGFAA; via the coding sequence ATGACCAACGTGTTCCTCATCCGCCTCGACAGCCCCATCGGGCGCCTCGAGCTCACCGGCGACGACGAGGCCGTGACCGGCCTCACCATCGAACGCGACGGCGCACTCCCCCACGACGGGGAGCCCGAGCGGTCCAACGCGGTGCTCGACGACGCGCGCACGCAGCTCACCGAGTACTTCTCCGGCTCCCGCACCGAGTTCGACCTCCCCGTCCGCTTCTCCGGCACGCCGTTCCAGGAGGCCGTCTGGGCCGAGCTCGAACGCCTCGGCTGGGGCGAGGCCACCTCCTACGGGGCACTCGCCGCCGCCGTCGGCAAGCCCGGATCCGCGCGGGCGATCGGCGGTGCCGTGGGCGCCAACCCGATCCCCATCATCGTCGGCTGCCACCGCGTGCTCGCGTCCGACGGGCGCATCACCGGCTACTCCGGCGGCGAGGGCATCCCCACCAAGCTCTGGCTCCTCGGGCACGAGCGCATCGGCTTCGCCGCGTGA
- the atpA gene encoding F0F1 ATP synthase subunit alpha gives MAELSISPDEIRSALSEFVSSYEPGQAQKTEVGYVSDAADGIAHVEGLPSVMANELVRFADGTLGLALNLDEDEIGVVVLGEFTGIEEGMEVTRTGEVLSVPVGEGYLGRVVDPLGNPIDGLGEITGIEGRRALELQAPGVMQRKSVHEPLQTGIKAIDAMIPIGRGQRQLIIGDRQTGKTAIAIDTIINQKANWESGDPSKQVRCIYVAIGQKGSTIASVKGALEDAGAMEYTTIVAAPASDPAGFKYLAPYTGSAIGQHWMYDSKHVLIIFDDLSKQAEAYRAVSLLLRRPPGREAYPGDVFYLHSRLLERCAKLSDELGAGSMTGLPIIETKANDVSAYIPTNVISITDGQIFLQSDLFNANQRPAVDVGISVSRVGGDAQVKSIKKVSGTLKLELAQYRSLEAFAMFASDLDAASRRQLARGARLTELLKQPQYSPYPVEEQVVSIWAGTNGKLDEVPVEDILRFERELLDYLGRNTDVLSQLRETNVLSDDNVSTLEAEVDKFKLEFQTGEGKPLASVGREEFEASAEEDVNQEKIVKARR, from the coding sequence ATGGCAGAACTCTCCATCAGCCCTGACGAGATCCGTTCCGCTCTCTCGGAGTTCGTCTCGTCGTACGAGCCCGGCCAGGCGCAGAAGACCGAGGTCGGGTACGTCAGCGACGCAGCCGACGGCATCGCGCACGTCGAGGGCCTGCCCTCGGTCATGGCGAACGAGCTCGTGCGCTTCGCGGACGGCACGCTCGGCCTCGCGCTGAACCTCGACGAGGACGAGATCGGCGTCGTCGTGCTCGGCGAGTTCACCGGCATCGAGGAGGGCATGGAGGTGACCCGCACGGGCGAGGTCCTCTCGGTGCCCGTCGGCGAGGGCTACCTCGGCCGCGTCGTCGACCCGCTCGGCAACCCGATCGACGGCCTCGGCGAGATCACCGGCATCGAGGGCCGCCGCGCCCTCGAACTCCAGGCGCCCGGCGTCATGCAGCGCAAGTCGGTGCACGAGCCGCTGCAGACCGGCATCAAGGCCATCGACGCGATGATCCCGATCGGTCGCGGCCAGCGCCAGCTCATCATCGGCGACCGCCAGACCGGCAAGACGGCGATCGCGATCGACACGATCATCAACCAGAAGGCCAACTGGGAGTCGGGCGACCCCTCGAAGCAGGTCCGCTGCATCTACGTCGCGATCGGCCAGAAGGGCTCGACCATCGCCTCGGTGAAGGGCGCCCTCGAGGACGCCGGTGCGATGGAGTACACCACCATCGTCGCGGCCCCCGCGTCCGACCCCGCCGGCTTCAAGTACCTCGCGCCGTACACCGGCTCGGCCATCGGCCAGCACTGGATGTACGACTCGAAGCACGTGCTCATCATCTTCGACGACCTGTCGAAGCAGGCCGAGGCCTACCGCGCCGTGTCGCTGCTCCTCCGCCGCCCGCCGGGCCGCGAGGCGTACCCGGGTGACGTCTTCTACCTGCACTCGCGCCTGCTCGAGCGCTGCGCGAAGCTGTCCGACGAGCTGGGCGCCGGATCGATGACGGGCCTGCCCATCATCGAGACGAAGGCGAACGACGTCTCGGCGTACATCCCGACCAACGTGATCTCGATCACCGACGGCCAGATCTTCCTCCAGTCCGACCTGTTCAACGCCAACCAGCGTCCCGCGGTCGACGTCGGCATCTCGGTCTCCCGAGTCGGCGGCGACGCGCAGGTCAAGTCGATCAAGAAGGTCTCGGGCACGCTGAAGCTCGAGCTCGCGCAGTACCGCTCGCTCGAGGCGTTCGCGATGTTCGCGTCCGACCTCGACGCGGCGAGCCGCCGCCAGCTCGCGCGCGGCGCCCGCCTCACCGAGCTCCTCAAGCAGCCGCAGTACTCGCCGTACCCCGTCGAGGAGCAGGTCGTGTCGATCTGGGCCGGCACCAACGGCAAGCTCGACGAGGTGCCCGTCGAGGACATCCTGCGCTTCGAGCGCGAGCTCCTCGACTACCTCGGCCGCAACACCGACGTGCTCAGCCAGCTCCGCGAGACCAACGTCCTCTCGGACGACAACGTCTCGACGCTCGAGGCCGAGGTCGACAAGTTCAAACTCGAGTTCCAGACCGGCGAGGGCAAGCCGCTCGCCTCGGTCGGACGCGAGGAGTTCGAGGCCAGCGCCGAAGAGGACGTCAACCAGGAGAAGATCGTCAAGGCTCGCCGCTAG
- a CDS encoding DNA-3-methyladenine glycosylase I: MSVVPRPEIVTGDDGLARCAWGAADPEYRRYHDEEWGTPQHDPVRLFEKVCLEGFQSGLSWITILRRRPAFREVFHDFDASQVAAMIEADVERLLGDARIIRHRGKIEATIQNARATLALDQPLDELLWSFAPSPRDDSPVSFAEVPSTTPESTAMSTQLRKLGFRFVGPTTMYALMQAAGMVDDHLAGCFRSNAERHADEAAAAVRA; this comes from the coding sequence GTGAGCGTGGTTCCGCGGCCCGAGATCGTCACGGGCGACGACGGGCTCGCGCGCTGTGCGTGGGGTGCCGCCGACCCCGAGTACCGGCGCTATCACGACGAGGAGTGGGGCACGCCGCAGCACGATCCGGTGCGGCTGTTCGAGAAGGTGTGCCTCGAGGGATTCCAGTCGGGCCTCTCGTGGATCACGATCCTCCGACGCCGTCCCGCGTTCCGCGAGGTCTTCCACGACTTCGACGCGTCGCAGGTCGCGGCGATGATCGAGGCCGATGTCGAGCGCCTCCTGGGCGACGCCCGCATCATCCGCCATCGCGGCAAGATCGAGGCCACCATCCAGAACGCCCGCGCGACGCTCGCGCTCGACCAGCCGCTCGACGAGCTCCTCTGGAGCTTCGCACCGTCGCCCCGCGACGACTCGCCCGTCTCGTTCGCCGAGGTGCCGTCGACCACGCCCGAGTCCACCGCCATGAGCACGCAGTTGCGCAAGCTGGGCTTCCGGTTCGTCGGTCCCACGACGATGTACGCGCTCATGCAGGCGGCGGGCATGGTCGACGACCACCTCGCCGGTTGCTTCCGCTCGAACGCCGAGCGTCACGCCGATGAGGCGGCCGCCGCGGTTCGAGCCTGA
- a CDS encoding aldo/keto reductase produces MTDLEYRSLGRSGLRVSAVGLGGNNFGRTGTATETQDGTNAVVEAALDAGVNFIDTADIYGKEYGLSEALLGEALRGRRDEVVIATKFGHASLPSPLPAWGARGSRRYIRLAVEGSLRRLQTDWIDLYQLHTPDPATPIDETIAALDDLVRAGKVRYVGHSNLSGWQIAEAELVARELGAARFVSAQNEYNLLSRGAEAEVLPAARHFGLGFLPFFPLQNGLLTGKFRRDEHPADTRIMRQRRHIVDDAPWDVLDRYRAFAEERGITMLEATFGWMLAQPGLASVIAGATRPEQVRQNAAAGGAWRPTEAEAEEVSELFAGR; encoded by the coding sequence ATGACCGATCTCGAGTACCGCTCGCTCGGCCGTTCGGGGCTCCGCGTCTCGGCGGTCGGCCTCGGCGGCAACAACTTCGGACGCACCGGAACCGCGACCGAGACCCAGGACGGCACGAACGCGGTGGTCGAGGCGGCGCTCGACGCCGGCGTCAACTTCATCGACACGGCCGACATCTACGGCAAGGAGTACGGGCTCAGCGAGGCGCTCCTCGGCGAGGCGCTCCGCGGCCGGCGCGACGAGGTCGTCATCGCGACGAAGTTCGGCCACGCCTCCCTGCCGTCGCCGCTGCCCGCATGGGGCGCGCGCGGCTCGCGACGGTACATCCGGCTCGCGGTCGAGGGCTCGCTCCGCCGCCTGCAGACCGACTGGATCGACCTCTACCAGCTGCACACGCCCGACCCTGCGACCCCGATCGACGAGACCATCGCGGCCCTCGACGACCTCGTGCGCGCGGGCAAGGTCCGCTACGTCGGCCACTCCAACCTGAGCGGCTGGCAGATCGCCGAGGCGGAGCTCGTCGCCCGGGAGCTCGGGGCGGCCCGGTTCGTGTCGGCGCAGAACGAGTACAACCTGCTCTCGCGCGGCGCCGAAGCGGAGGTCCTGCCGGCCGCACGCCACTTCGGGCTGGGCTTCCTGCCGTTCTTCCCGTTGCAGAACGGCCTGCTGACGGGCAAGTTCCGTCGCGACGAGCACCCGGCCGACACGCGCATCATGCGCCAGCGCCGGCACATCGTCGACGACGCGCCGTGGGACGTGCTCGATCGCTACCGGGCGTTCGCGGAGGAGCGGGGCATCACGATGCTCGAGGCGACGTTCGGCTGGATGCTCGCGCAGCCGGGGCTCGCGAGCGTGATCGCGGGCGCGACGCGTCCCGAGCAGGTCCGCCAGAACGCGGCGGCGGGCGGCGCGTGGCGGCCGACCGAGGCCGAGGCGGAGGAGGTCTCGGAGCTCTTCGCCGGGCGCTGA
- a CDS encoding F0F1 ATP synthase subunit delta gives MGSATRGALAGTRAALAQLGRAELQVAEDLLAVGRVVGSSSQLRSALIDAEADDAQKRTLVESVFGAKVTADAVTLVTAAATRRWSTGDDFIAGLEDLGYRVAAESAREGVEIDAELFAFERAVASDAELELALGSKLSPLPSKLALVDRLLGGKASPQTVAIVRHLVQQPRGRRIGELLRHAASVVADQRGFDVATVTTAVPLTAEQLGRLAQGLVAQAGRRVRFDTIVDPAVIGGVRVQIGDDVIDGSVASRLSELRQKLAG, from the coding sequence ATGGGTAGCGCTACGAGAGGGGCCCTCGCCGGCACGCGAGCCGCGCTCGCGCAGCTCGGCCGGGCCGAGCTGCAGGTCGCAGAGGACCTCCTCGCGGTCGGCCGGGTCGTGGGCTCGTCGTCGCAGCTGCGCTCGGCGCTCATCGACGCCGAGGCGGATGACGCGCAGAAGCGCACGCTCGTCGAGTCCGTCTTCGGCGCCAAGGTCACGGCCGACGCGGTGACGCTCGTCACCGCGGCCGCGACGCGGCGCTGGTCGACCGGCGACGACTTCATCGCCGGTCTCGAGGACCTCGGCTACCGCGTCGCGGCGGAGTCGGCCCGCGAGGGCGTGGAGATCGACGCCGAGCTCTTCGCGTTCGAGCGCGCCGTGGCATCCGACGCCGAGCTCGAGCTCGCGCTCGGCAGCAAGCTCAGCCCGCTGCCCTCGAAGCTCGCGCTCGTCGACCGGCTGCTCGGCGGCAAGGCGTCGCCGCAGACCGTGGCGATCGTGCGGCACCTCGTGCAGCAGCCGCGCGGCCGCCGCATCGGCGAACTGCTGCGGCACGCGGCATCCGTCGTCGCCGACCAGCGCGGCTTCGACGTCGCGACGGTCACGACCGCGGTGCCGCTCACGGCCGAGCAGCTCGGCCGGCTGGCGCAGGGTCTCGTCGCGCAGGCGGGCCGCCGGGTCCGATTCGACACCATCGTCGACCCCGCCGTCATCGGCGGAGTCCGCGTGCAGATCGGCGACGACGTCATCGACGGCAGCGTCGCCTCGCGCCTCAGCGAGCTGAGGCAGAAGCTTGCCGGCTGA
- a CDS encoding F0F1 ATP synthase subunit epsilon → MAALNVSVVSADQEVWSGEASMVVARTVEGEIGILPGHEPMLAILAGGEVRVTLPTGEKVMATAEDGFLSVQSDSVQVVASRAELS, encoded by the coding sequence ATGGCCGCCCTCAACGTGAGCGTCGTCTCGGCCGACCAGGAGGTCTGGTCGGGCGAGGCGTCCATGGTGGTCGCCCGCACGGTCGAAGGCGAGATCGGCATCCTGCCCGGACACGAGCCCATGCTCGCGATCCTCGCCGGCGGCGAGGTGCGCGTGACGCTGCCCACTGGCGAGAAGGTCATGGCCACCGCCGAGGACGGCTTCCTGTCGGTCCAGTCGGACTCGGTCCAGGTGGTCGCGTCCCGCGCCGAGCTGTCCTGA